From a single Aspergillus puulaauensis MK2 DNA, chromosome 2, nearly complete sequence genomic region:
- a CDS encoding transient receptor potential ion channel family protein (COG:U;~EggNog:ENOG410PHBS;~InterPro:IPR032800,IPR010308,IPR040241;~PFAM:PF06011,PF14558;~SECRETED:SignalP(1-22);~TransMembrane:7 (n4-15c22/23o329-355i383-404o410-431i472-492o498-518i530-551o563-589i)): MRTISLLLCFLVALLQSPLVSAVRLIESKALTLCQDSNNFTATYFNVRYTPDNGSLVVGFDGVSAISGFVEATIVLDAYGYTALEKTFNPCDYSPELKGLCPMNTGEMNITDAPLQVGTDLVDQIPGIAFTVPDLDATVRIYINSTKTHESIACLEASLSNGKTVYQKGVGWTTAIIAGLGLTASAITSGLGHSNTAAHVAANALSLFNFYQSQAMIGMTSIHLPPIVQSWTQNFQWSMGVIRVGFLQDICTWYQRSTGGTAATLLSELSTTSVQVLKKRTLDTAAGIVGRSVGALAKRDGSQKATSETQEVRGIERVGFVAGIEATNIFLTGFIFFVVFVALVMLLVVCFKGVCELLAKHGKMQSDKFQDFRNGWRVVTRGILFRLTLIGFPQMCILCLWEFTRNDSPAEIVLAVIMLVSLLATLGWASFKVISLAKRSIALHKNPAYILYSDPTCLNKWGFLYVQYRATAYYFVIPVLGYLFVKGMFIGLAQPAPVVQTVAYVILEAAMLIAVSVLRPWMDKKTNIYNISIAAVQFLNAIFLLFFSNVFNQPGLVTGVMGVVFFVINAVAALVLLILVLIASIYAMVSKNPDTRYQPMRDDRGSFIKSQTQLTTELDALGATARGDMKTTNYKANNPFDDDNGSFSSGNGASVSRQNLEPNHTATAGQPPHSPVDPSLPLFPSDNSGRGPGGADHIQRSQSPIPRSFTSSPFQNGYRTQNNQSPWQRGAGYEH, encoded by the exons ATGCGGACGATATCACTTTTACTATGTTTTCTGGTCGCCCTGCTTCAGAGCCCTCTCGTCTCCGCTGTGAGGCTCATTGAATCCAAGGCCCTTACCCTCTGCCAAGACAGCAACAATTTTACAGCTACCTATTTCAACGTCAGATACACGCCCGACAATGGCTCACTTGTGGTCGGATTCGATGGAGTTTCCGCCATTTCTGGTTTTGTGGAGGCCACAATCGTCCTTGACGCCTACGGATATActgctttggagaagacatTTAACCCTTGCGATTATTCTCCGGAACTCAAAGGTCTCTGTCCCATGAACACTGGTGAAATGAACATCACGGACGCTCCCTTGCAAGTTGGGACTGATCTCGTCGATCAGATTCCAG GCATTGCATTCACTGTTCCTGATCTTGATGCAACCGTCCGCATCTACATAAATTCCACCAAGACACACGAGAGTATTGCCTGTCTAGAGGCTAGTCTTTCGAATGGTAAAACCGTCTATCAAAAGGGCGTCGGATGGACTactgccatcatcgccggtcTGGGTTTGACTGCTTCTGCTATCACCTCCGGCCTCGGGCACTCGAACACTGCTGCTCATGTTGCGGCGAATGCTCTTTCCCTCTTTAACTTCTACCAATCGCAAGCAATGATTGGTATGACTTCTATCCACTTGCCACCCATTGTCCAATCTTGGACTCAAAATTTCCAATGGAGTATGGGTGTCATTCGGGTCGGGTTTCTTCAAGATATTTGTACCTGGTACCAACGGTCTACGGGAGGAACTGCCGCAACACTTCTCTCCGAGCTCTCGACCACTTCGGTTCAAGTCCTTAAGAAGCGAACTCTTGATACTGCGGCTGGTATAGTGGGAAGATCCGTGGGGGCCCTTGCCAAAAGAGACGGGTCGCAAAAGGCCACTTCTGAAACCCAAGAAGTACGTGGAATTGAGCGTGTCGGGTTCGTCGCTGGAATTGAAGCAACCAACATCTTTTTGACGggtttcatcttcttcgtcgtcttcgtggcTCTGGTTATGCTTCTCGTCGTCTGCTTCAAGGGGGTATGCGAACTTCTTGCTAAGCACGGAAAGATGCAGAGTGACAAATTCCAAGACTTCCGCAACGGATGGAGAGTCGTTACACGTGGTATTCTCTTCCGATTAACCTTGATCGGTTTCCCCCAAATGTGCATCCTTTGCCTATGGGAATTCACCCGGAACGATTCGCCTGCCGAAATTGTGCTCGCTGTGATAATGCTCGTGTCTCTCCTTGCAACTTTAGGTTGGGCTTCGTTCAAAGTCATCAGCCTGGCGAAGCGGTCGATCGCATTGCATAAGAATCCGGCTTACATCCTTTACTCCGACCCGACTTGCTTGAATAAGTGGGGGTTCCTTTATGTGCAATACCGAGCCACTGCGTACTACTTCGTCATTCCCGTCCTCGGCTATCTATTTGTGAAGGGTATGTTCATCGGGCTCGCTCAGCCAGCTCCCGTGGTTCAAACCGTCGCCTATGTTATCCTCGAAGCTGCCATGTTGATTGCAGTCAGCGTTCTCCGGCCGTGGATGGACAAGAAAACCAACATCTATAACATCTCTATCGCCGCGGTTCAATTCCTGAATGCtatctttctcctcttcttttccaaCGTTTTCAACCAGCCAGGTCTGGTTACTGGAGTCATGGGTGTTGTCTTCTTTGTGATCAATGCCGTTGCTGCCCTGGTACTCTTGATTCTGGTGCTCATTGCCTCGATCTATGCTATGGTTTCTAAGAACCCTGACACACGCTATCAGCCCATGAGGGACGACCGAGGTTCATTCATCAAATCACAAACGCAGCTGACCACCGAATTGGATGCGCTGGGTGCTACCGCTCGTGGTGATATGAAGACCACCAACTACAAGGCTAACAATCCTTTTGACGATGACAATGGCTCATTCTCCAGCGGCAATGGCGCCAGCGTTAGCCGCCAGAACCTTGAACCGAATCACACCGCAACGGCTGGTCAGCCCCCGCATTCCCCTGTTGACCCATCGCTTCCGTTGTTCCCTAGCGACAACAGCGGGCGAGGCCCTGGTGGCGCTGATCACATCCAACGGTCACAATCGCCGATCCCTCGAAGCTTTACTTCCTCACCGTTCCAGAACGGATACCGAACACAGAACAACCAAAGCCCATGGCAAAGAGGGGCTGGTTATGAACACTAA
- the has1 gene encoding ATP-dependent RNA helicase HAS1 (BUSCO:EOG09261F73;~COG:A;~EggNog:ENOG410PH4U;~InterPro:IPR025313,IPR027417,IPR001650,IPR014014, IPR014001,IPR011545,IPR000629;~PFAM:PF00270,PF00271,PF13959;~go_function: GO:0003676 - nucleic acid binding [Evidence IEA];~go_function: GO:0004386 - helicase activity [Evidence IEA];~go_function: GO:0005524 - ATP binding [Evidence IEA]): MPAPVVDTAKDITKKRKRKHGSNARATENGENGAETKVKTKSTKDKNLKLAKKVVKEEALKKRKVSHSPSGEESGSEEEEQEQDAASEEKGAEDESEGEGEKAPELPSMDAVSLPQPDGGPKKFTELNLSEKTLQAIKDMGFETMTEIQQRTIPPLLAGRDVLGAAKTGSGKTLAFLIPAIEMLSALRFKPRNGTGVLVVSPTRELALQIFGVARELLAGHSQTYGIVIGGANRRAEAEKLTKGVNLLIATPGRLLDHLQNTPGFVFKNLKTLVIDEADRILEVGFEDEMRQIIKVLPSEDRQTMLFSATQTTKVEDLARISLRPGPLYINVDHRKEHSTVEGLEQGYVICEADKRFLLLFSFLKRNLKKKIIVFFSSCNCVKYHAELLNYIDLPVLDLHGKQKQQKRTNTFFEFCNAKQGVLICTDVAARGLDIPAVDWIIQFDPPDDTRDYIHRVGRTARGADGKGRSLMFLQPSEVGFLKYLKEARVPVVEFDFPAKKIVNVQSQLEKLISQNYYLNKSAKEGYRSYIQAYASHSLRSVFDVHKLDLVKVAKGFGFNAPPRIDIQLGASLSRDKKQQQQGRRNYGSQPKGGLKFKRKHEDD, from the exons ATGCCGGCCCCCGTCGTGGATACCGCAAAAGATATCAcaaagaagcgcaagagaAAGCACGGTTCAAACGCTCGCGCGACCGAAAATGGCGAAAATGGAGCAGAGACTAAGGTCAAGACTAAGTCGACAAAGGACAAGAACCTTAAGCTTGCTAAGAAGGTCGTGAAGGAAGAGGCTCTCAAGAAGCGGAAAGTGAGCCATTCGCCTAGCGGGGAGGAGAGTGggagtgaagaggaggagcaggagcaggatgCTGCTtccgaggagaagggcgcTGAAGATGAGTccgagggagaaggggagaaggCGCCCGAACTACCTTCCATGGATGCGGTCAGCTTGCCGCAGCCGGATGGTGGTCCCAAGAAGTTCACGGAGTTGAATCTCTCCGAGAAGACACTTCAGGCTATCAAGGATATGGGATTTGAGACGATGACGGAGATCCAGCAGCGTACGATTCCTCCGCTTCTTGCAGGCCGTGATGTTCTCGGTGCTGCGAAGACTGGATCAGGGAAGACATTGGCTTTCTTGATTCCCGCTATTGAGATGCTCAGTGCGTTGCGATTCAAGCCTAGAAATG GTACCGGTGTTCTTGTGGTGTCCCCGACCCGTGAGCTGGCACTTCAAATTTTCGGCGTGGCCAGAGAACTCCTGGCGGGACACAGCCAAACGTATGGTATTGTCATTGGAGGTGCGAACCGACGcgcggaggcggagaagctCACCAAGGGTGTTAACTTACTCATTGCGACGCCCGGTCGTTTACTGGATCACTTACAAAATACCCCCGGCTTTGTGTTCAAGAACCTGAAGACCCTTGTTATCGACGAGGCGGACCGAATTCTGGAAGTCGGTTTCGAGGACGAGATGCGCCAGATTATCAAGGTCCTTCCCTCCGAAGATAGACAGACTATGCTGTTTTCTGCCACACAGACCACCAAGGTTGAGGATTTGGCGCGGATATCGCTCCGACCTGGACCTCTGTACATCAACGTGGACCACAGAAAGGAGCATAGTACGGTAGAGGGTCTGGAACAGGGATACGTTATCTGTGAGGCTGACAAGCGGTTTTTACTGCTTTTTTCATTCCTGAAGCGTAACctcaagaagaagatcattgttttcttctctagCTGCAACTGTGTGAAGTACCACGCCGAACTTCTCAACTACATCGACCTGCCggttctggatcttcatggAAAGCAGAAACAGCAAAAGCGTACCAACACTTTCTTCGAATTCTGCAACGCCAAGCAGGGAGTCCTCATCTGCACAGATGTTGCTGCAAGAGGCTTAGAT ATTCCTGCCGTTGACTGGATCATCCAGTTCGATCCTCCGGATGACACCCGCGACTACATTCACAGAGTCGGACGTACCGCGCGTGGTGCCGACGGCAAGGGCCGCAGCTTGATGTTCCTGCAGCCGTCCGAAGTCGGGTTCCTGAAGTATCTCAAGGAAGCGCGAGTGCCAGTTGTGGAGTTTGATTTCCCGGCTAAGAAGATTGTCAACGTGCAGTCTCAACTCGAGAAGCTGATTAGTCAAAACTACTACCTCAACAAG TCCGCCAAAGAAGGTTACCGTTCTTACATCCAAGCTTATGCGTCGCACTCGTTACGCTCCGTCTTCGACGTACACAAGCTGGATCTTGTCAAGGTGGCCAAGGGCTTCGGTTTCAATGCGCCTCCTCGTATCGATATCCAGCTTGGGGCGAGTCTCAGCCGAgacaagaagcagcagcagcagggacGACGCAATTACGGCAGCCAGCCAAAGGGCGGTTTGAAGTTCAAGAGGAAGCATGAGGATGATTAA
- a CDS encoding uncharacterized protein (COG:S;~EggNog:ENOG410PJ7B) encodes MGVSTRRPLLPAPTESSIVDTSGGSVTGTDLGTDLSRRTDKTSYSIPDDGSPVIIPTRRKHRSRGEDTKLSRSAHHSQTSLLIEYFEGGKGSGGTSIVSRPSVRVRVTPSSFAKKSKEPSVHITDSAGNRKPSYSRRISLGSPSKQKSGGEAAGDDLSYTSSADENQNSGPVEIELMNRDQGSELSTRRYLPASDISSMPADSMLEAPSSGPAPRRKRSQSLERALEEPEPEADPKDFLKTPSRQRSRSLSTERIAQRAAEKVSNYSRDASNKRRSDKNRGIAADYQERESKPSRRRSKNKEDDMASPESSLLSASGVSSNRRSGGPYDFRANTSKSSLNNPKLLETVEDAIRRLILPELKELKKDQKVITNTSKFERDLSNSYSPASSESREGGLMRRLSKHASAPNVRKPKVVLNRDSRDEGIVLADDSVSSQKGRRASRDSEMTSDTSYIKGLRPEPSDQDMVRRHRSKGLRDAEKAGIVGSRLTANNLKHHDSRSSIDKYESQKDSEPKNINETELVFQKHNVAPMPFRSALESDLMTRDSILSDQTVEPEHPGSRNDLGLKHSNMSSHNISVHSFSDQGREWSHSPSIEGAAGTIAAAAAANLLDTHSDHRELGYGDHLNARRALSPIQSVASNQSESHVRQDSTQHVPQEYSGDERDMEPRLSIESLSSAPSTSLARSQRPAGFTESQEEIYRNQKGTGVELGYEGSSVRSPQSPRERHWQEESDEEGDDYRHSLAETASIEPRNMANYTDGSESDFIEKANQGRPVGEGVAVNPKFIHPTAVESAVASVLDPSILDTKSNQSGASQSRSNTYVQNDSGSTRSLGQLNDPAQTSRQGSPLKQRMDASSPDATSFPRRMGVTSPPQSVTQSLDDLNDPVKLHPDQHVESSSPLPEDRDLSPEAESEINTNPSIIQGPIGGVPQDSSWPYEPTNRGQSPLFDGSSPVAAAAGAGLAYASAREADHDPDYYPEDDYGADAYQDQQYANGGVFSTPPGAKDEGYVSAANPISPSPEPGTKGFGGIDTNGLGLFDSPPGADDSFGPSHQRHFSGYSHGVGSPLYDSATGRGIERIQSKDIVALMDHLTVRDAQRNARDTEILVTLVRSAAEMRNSFEEMKKFISQQDGMLQDANERQHERTYKAIGGPRPLPINGNRSARQASMDDGEAKRKNVFKRALKGLSLKSGNDLTRIEEMLEQLLDEMDSLRTSQTDMLRSGNRGPASVDLDGYEPEGHAGTSSPGDHSGFLSNSSRAAAEPRGTQRGINTRVSTVPEADEDEEADERGDFLSPQLPLQETTDTQRERAGSAPLSTPPRAAVASGGLSHSNETTPKTNEKSRKHKSSSSSFFPKISRWSRTTASSMGDNIRNSMQPGRKERVSFDTSRSGSDLEHNVYKSPNYYDPQGDDRIRSNYTLDEGSPQQENRPPSPLVPSQVSEAPKYRAHRGSLDLQHPQPRQGPTGRYQTQLESQAQIYGTSGNHSDQWGSNPSFSALNGNRRSSGGSRLSPISDAGYSETSGRSSRQGPPRPPKLKDDGPLFPERPPKIKEGEEQSYADRVASRSSAMQSPHNTPPTRKPTGPRPLNSNSQYNSPNRRRRNYRDSPEQVDDEHDY; translated from the exons ATGGGCGTCAGCACCCGAAGACCGCTTCTGCCAGCCCCTACAGAATCATCCATTGTCGACACCAGTGGTGGCAGCGTCACAGGCACAGATTTGGGAACTGACTTATCTCGCCGCACAGACAAGACAAGTTATTCGATTCCCGACGACGGGAGTCCCGTCATAATTCCCACCCGACGGAAGCACCGCTCCCGCGGTGAGGACACCAAACTGTCTCGCTCAGCGCATCACTCCCAGACCTCCCTACTCATCGAGTACTTCGAGGGTGGGAAGGGTTCTGGTGGTACTAGTATAGTTTCCCGTCCTAGTGTCCGCGTCCGAGTCACTCCCTCGTCGTTCGCGAAGAAGTCCAAGGAACCAAGTGTCCACATCACCGACTCCGCTGGAAACCGAAAACCATCATATTCCCGTCGCATTTCCCTAGGTTCTCCATCAAAGCAAAAGTCAGGTGGCGAggctgctggcgatgatctgAGCTATACCTCTTCGGCAGACGAAAATCAGAATTCCGGCCCGGTGGAGATTGAGCTTATGAATCGTGATCAAGGAAGTGAGCTTTCAACTCGCAGGTACCTGCCAGCATCCGACATCTCTTCGATGCCTGCGGATAGCATGCTCGAAGCTCCATCTTCTGGCCCAGCTCCACGACGAAAGCGCAGTCAAAGCCTGGAAAGGGCGCTTGAAGAACCCGAGCCCGAGGCTGATCCCAAGGATTTTCTCAAAACTCCAAGTCGCCAAAGAAGCCGCAGTTTGAGCACGGAGAGGATTGCTCAACGCGCCGCGGAAAAGGTTAGCAACTACTCTCGCGACGCCTCGAACAAACGCCGGTCGGATAAAAATCGAGGCATCGCCGCCGACTACCAGGAAAGAGAATCGAAGCCATCGCGCCGTCGAAGTAAAAACAAAGAAGACGATATGGCGAGCCCCGAGTCTAGCTTGCTCAGTGCTTCCGGCGTTTCATCAAATCGCCGCTCTGGCGGTCCATATGACTTCCGCGCCAACACATCTAAGTCTTCCTTGAACAATCCGAAACTCCTTGAAACCGTCGAAGATGCCATCCGGAGGTTGATTTTACCAGAACttaaggagctgaagaaggacCAGAAGGTGATCACCAACACATCAAAATTCGAACGCGATTTGAGCAATTCATACTCTCCGGCAAGCTCTGAATCCCGCGAGGGTGGTCTGATGAGGCGGCTTTCCAAACATGCAAGTGCGCCAAACGTTCGGAAGCCCAAGGTTGTCCTCAACAGAGACAGCAGAGATGAAGGCATTGTTCTTGCAGATGACTCTGTTTCGTCCCAAAAAGGCCGCAGGGCTAGCCGAGATAGTGAGATGACTTCGGACACAAGTTACATCAAAGGCCTTCGACCAGAGCCGAGCGACCAGGACATGGTACGCCGGCACAGAAGCAAAGGTCTGCGAGATGCCGAGAAAGCTGGTATTGTCGGCAGCCGTCTAACCGCGAACAACCTCAAGCACCATGACTCGCGTTCGAGCATCGACAAATACGAGAGCCAAAAAGACAGCGAACCCAAGAACATCAATGAGACCGAACTCGTGTTTCAAAAACATAATGTCGCTCCAATGCCCTTCCGCAGTGCACTTGAATCGGATCTCATGACAAGAGACTCGATCCTCTCAGATCAAACAGTAGAACCTGAACATCCAGGTTCGCGAAATGACTTGGGGCTCAAGCACAGCAATATGTCCAGTCATAACATATCTGTTCACAGTTTCTCCGACCAGGGCCGCGAATGGAGCCATTCGCCCTCTATCGAAGGCGCGGCTGGCACtattgctgctgccgccgccgccaatCTCTTGGACACGCACTCCGACCATCGTGAGCTCGGCTATGGTGACCATCTCAACGCCAGGCGCGCTCTCAGTCCCATCCAGAGTGTGGCCAGCAACCAGAGTGAATCCCATGTCCGTCAAGATTCAACGCAACATGTTCCACAGGAGTATTCCGGAGACGAGAGGGATATGGAGCCGAGACTCTCTATCGAATCCCTCTCATCTGCTCCTAGTACGAGCCTTGCACGGTCCCAACGCCCAGCCGGTTTCACCGAGAGCCAGGAAGAAATCTACAGAAACCAGAAGGGAACCGGTGTGGAGCTTGGTTACGAGGGTTCCTCTGTGCGATCTCCACAGTCACCCAGAGAGCGTCATTGGCAAGAAGAGTCAGACGAAGAAGGGGATGACTATCGACACTCTCTCGCGGAAACCGCAAGCATTGAGCCTCGGAACATGGCCAATTACACCGACGGCAGTGAAAGTGATTTCATTGAAAAAGCAAACCAGGGCCGCCCAGTTGGCGAAGGTGTCGCTGTAAACCCTAAGTTTATTCACCCGACAGCCGTCGAGTCAGCTGTGGCTTCAGTTCTTGATCCCTCAATCTTGGATACCAAATCCAACCAATCTGGAGCAAGCCAGTCGCGCTCAAACACCTATGTACAGAACGATTCTGGTAGCACGAGGTCCTTAGGACAACTAAACGACCCAGCTCAAACTTCTCGCCAGGGAAGCCCCCTAAAACAACGAATGGATGCTTCGAGTCCAGATGCAACATCCTTCCCCAGGCGCATGGGCGTCACTTCCCCGCCCCAAAGCGTCACACAGTCACTGGATGACTTAAACGACCCGGTAAAATTGCATCCGGACCAGCACGTTGAAAGCTCAAGTCCTCTTCCCGAAGACCGTGATCTAAGCCCCGAAGCCGAATCCGAAATAAACACAAATCCATCCATTATACAAGGCCCTATTGGGGGTGTCCCTCAAGACAGTTCTTGGCCATACGAGCCGACGAACCGCGGTCAGTCGCCCCTTTTTGACGGCTCTAGCCCtgttgccgctgctgcaggcgctGGTCTCGCCTATGCTTCTGCTAGAGAAGCCGACCACGACCCTGATTACTACCCTGAGGATGATTACGGTGCCGACGCCTACCAGGACCAGCAGTACGCAAATGGGGGTGTGTTCAGCACGCCGCCTGGGGCTAAGGATGAAGGATACGTGTCAGCAGCCAACCCCATTTCCCCAAGCCCTGAACCAGGGACAAAGGGGTTCGGCGGAATTGATACTAACGGTCTCGGCTTGTTTGATAGCCCTCCGGGCGCCGATGATTCCTTTGGACCATCACATCAGCGACACTTCAGCGGTTACTCCCATGGAGTTGGATCGCCTTTGTATGACAGTGCAACAGGACGCGGAATCGAAAGAATTCAGTCCAAAGATATCGTTGCACTCATGGACCAC CTCACAGTTCGCGATGCTCAGCGAAATGCTCGAGACACAGAGATCCTGGTGACTCTGGTCCGAAGTGCCGCTGAAATGCGTAATTCgttcgaggagatgaagaagttcaTTTCCCAGCAGGATGGTATGCTGCAAGATGCCAACGAGCGACAGCACGAACGGACATACAAAGCCATTGGCGGGCCGCGTCCGCTACCGATTAATGGTAATAGGAGCGCCCGTCAGGCATCCATGGATGATGGGGAAGCGAAGCGAAAGAACGTGTTCAAGCGTGCGCTGAAGGGGCTTAGTCTTAAGTCGGGCAACGACCTGACAAGAAtcgaggagatgctggaacagcttcttgatgagatggattCTCTGCGAACTAGCCAAACTGACATGCTACGGAGCGGAAACCGAGGCCCAGCCAGCGTTGATCTTGACGGCTACGAGCCTGAGGGACATGCCGGCACGTCTTCTCCTGGTGATCACTCTGGGTTCCTTTCCAACTCCTctcgagctgctgctgaaccTCGTGGAACGCAGAGGGGCATCAACACTCGCGTCAGCACAGTTCCGGAGGcggacgaagatgaagaggctgaCGAACGTGGGGATTTCTTGAGCCCGCAGCTGCCCTTGCAAGAGACTACGGATACGCAAAGGGAGAGAGCCGGGTCTGCGCCACTCTCGACTCCTCCACGGGCAGCAGTTGCCTCAGGAGGCCTGAGCCACAGCAATgagacgacgccgaagacgaaCGAGAAGTCCCGAAAACACAAGTCTAGTagctcgtccttcttccCTAAGATCTCTCGCTGGTCAAGGACCACAGCGTCATCCATGGGAGACAACATCCGCAACAGCATGCAACCTGGTCGTAAAGAGCGTGTGTCCTTCGATACATCGCGTTCCGGATCCGACCTTGAGCATAATGTTTACAAGTCGCCCAATTACTACGACCCTCAAGGTGATGACAGAATCCGCTCAAACTACACCCTCGACGAAGGGTCGCCTCAGCAGGAAAACCGACCACCCTCACCGTTGGTTCCATCTCAAGTCTCCGAGGCCCCCAAGTATCGAGCACACCGTGGTAGCCTGGACTTGCAGCACCCTCAGCCACGCCAGGGACCCACTGGTCGATACCAGACCCAGCTAGAGTCGCAGGCACAAATCTATGGGACATCCGGCAATCACTCAGATCAGTGGGGATCAAACCCAAGCTTCTCCGCCCTCAATGGGAACCGACGATCCAGCGGTGGAAGCCGCCTCTCTCCCATCTCTGACGCGGGCTACTCAGAAACCAGCGGGCGATCCTCGCGACAGGGACCTCCACGACCACCAAAGCTCAAGGACGATGGGCCTCTATTCCCAGAGAGACCGCCTAAGAtcaaggaaggcgaagaacaGTCATATGCGGACCGCGTTGCTTCACGG AGCTCTGCTATGCAGTCTCCACACAACACGCCGCCCACCCGAAAGCCGACTGGGCCTCGTCCTCTGAACTCAAACAGCCAATACAACAGCCCCAACAGGAGAAGGCGAAACTACCGCGACAGCCCTGAGCAAGTTGATGACGAGCACGACTACTAA
- a CDS encoding putative metallo-beta-lactamase domain protein (COG:S;~EggNog:ENOG410PJGS;~InterPro:IPR001279,IPR036866;~PFAM:PF00753), whose translation MPPNNPLDLLICSTCGTQFSTPTQENLPSCKICDDPRQYVPPTGQAWTTLTELRNSKDPSYKNIFTPDPILGDRLIAIHTEPRVAIGQRAYLCRMDVQTPLPPPPPPPPGSKARGKESDGKTTFNILWDCITYIDDETVSEIKRLGGIDAIVISHPHYFTTHVDWADLFKCPVYLSAEDKEWAVRRGEAQVLFGESSLSFSPQGVYGGDDGRADIVAIKTGGHFPGSTVLWWKSLKTLLIADTIAVVPSARYWVDRPPGTASFTFMWSYPNMIPLSADDVHGIWKAIKHTEFDITRGAFIGMDTDTDSRKRLLDSAQISVKAMGYLDHAIHQEECL comes from the exons ATGccacccaacaaccccctcgACCTCCTCATCTGCTCCACCTGCGGCACACAATTCTCAACCCCGACCCAAGAAAACCTCCCCTCATGCAAGATCTGCGACGATCCCAGACAATACGTCCCCCCAACAGG ACAAGCCTGGACAACCCTCACCGAACTACGCAACTCAAAAGACCCGTCCTACAAAAACATCTTCACTCCAGACCCCATCCTCGGTGACCGGTTGATCGCCATCCACACGGAACCGAGAGTCGCGATTGGGCAACGGGCCTATCTGTGTCGCATGGACGTGCAGAcgccactaccaccaccaccaccaccacccccggGGAGTAAAGCAAGGGGGAAAGAATCTGATGGGAAAACTACATTCAATATCCTCTGGGACTGCATCACATATATTGACGACGAAACCGTGTCCGAGATCAAGAGGCTTGGTGGGATCGATGCGATAGTTATATCGCATCCGCACTATTTTACGACGCACGTGGATTGGGCGGATCTCTTCAAGTGTCCGGTGTATCTTTCTGCTGAAGATAAGGAGTGGGCTGTTAGGAGGGGAGAGGCGCAGGTGCTTTTTGGGGAAAGCTCACTGTCTTTCTCTCCCCAGGGGGTTtatggcggcgatgatgggaGGGCTGATATTGTGGCTATAAAAACGGGTGGTCATTTCCCTGGCAGTACGGTGTTGTGGTGGAAGTCCTTGAAGACGCTGTTAATCGCTGATACGATTGCGGTTGTGCCGAGCGCGAGGTACTGGGTTGACCGTCCGCCTGGGACGGCATCTTTTACGTTTATGTGGTCATATCCGAATATG ATTCCGCTTTCTGCTGATGATGTACATGGCATCTGGAAGGCCATCAAGCACACGGAGTTTGATATCACCCGGGGCGCTTTTATCGGGATGGACACAGACACCGACAGCAGAAAGCGTCTTCTGGATAGCGCTCAGATATCTGTCAAGGCAATGGGCTACTTGGATCATGCTATTCATCAGGAAGAATGTCTTTGA